The proteins below are encoded in one region of Lactuca sativa cultivar Salinas chromosome 3, Lsat_Salinas_v11, whole genome shotgun sequence:
- the LOC111911042 gene encoding 1-aminocyclopropane-1-carboxylate oxidase homolog 1, which yields MLHWPCIHVQLSSEMATTTATETTTSSPSSAYDRQVELKAFDQTKAGVKGLIDAGITQIPRIFIHPPETSTKTTTALEIPVVDLGSRDRTSTVQKIRAASENLGFFQVVNHGIPVSVIDEMLQGVRRFHEQDVEVKKAFYTRDLSRPVVYNCNFDLLSSPAANWGDTFYSFMAPSPPPPEELPEVCRDIQIDYSNRVLKLGSLLFMMISEALGLNASHLGDMDCDKVLLFAGHYYPVCPQPELTMGTAKHTDGGFITVLLQDEIGGLQFLHQNQWIDVPPIPGALVINIGDLLQVMSNDKLRSVEHRVVANKNGPRVSVACFFGSSVAPSQKVYGPIKELVSDDNPPRYRETTVHEYSQYSFSKALDGVPRLLHLKL from the exons ATGCTTCATTGGCCCTGCATACACGTACAATTATCTTCAGAAATGGCTACCACCACAGCAACTGAAACCACAACTTCTTCACCTTCCTCAGCGTACGATCGACAAGTGGAACTCAAAGCTTTCGACCAAACAAAAGCCGGTGTCAAAGGCCTCATCGATGCCGGAATCACACAGATCCCTCGCATCTTCATCCACCCACCAGAAACCTCCACCAAAACAACCACGGCTTTGGAGATTCCAGTCGTAGACCTCGGATCCAGAGATAGAACATCAACGGTGCAGAAGATCCGCGCAGCCTCGGAGAATCTTGGGTTTTTTCAAGTTGTGAATCACGGGATCCCCGTGAGTGTTATAGACGAGATGCTTCAAGGAGTTCGTAGATTTCACGAACAAGATGTGGAGGTGAAGAAAGCGTTTTACACGAGGGATCTTTCGAGACCAGTGGTGTATAATTGCAATTTCGATCTGCTCAGTTCCCCCGCAGCGAACTGGGGAGACACCTTTTATTCATTTATGGCTCCATCACCTCCGCCACCTGAGGAATTGCCGGAGGTTTGCAGAGACATACAAATAGATTACTCGAATCGTGTGCTAAAACTTGGCAGCTTACTGTTCATGATGATCTCCGAGGCCTTGGGGTTGAACGCAAGTCACTTGGGAGATATGGACTGTGACAAGGTGCTTTTATTCGCTGGTCATTATTATCCAGTTTGTCCACAACCAGAGCTAACCATGGGAACAGCCAAACACACAGATGGTGGATTCATAACTGTGCTTCTACAAGATGAAATAGGAGGACTTCAATTCCTCCATCAAAACCAATGGATTGATGTTCCTCCAATTCCTGGTGCGCTTGTGATCAACATTGGGGATTTATTACAG GTGATGTCGAATGACAAACTGAGGAGTGTGGAGCATAGAGTGGTGGCAAATAAGAATGGGCCGAGAGTTTCGGTGGCATGTTTCTTCGGATCCTCCGTAGCACCATCACAGAAGGTGTACGGACCTATCAAGGAACTTGTTTCAGATGACAACCCTCCGAGGTACAGAGAAACCACCGTTCATGAGTACAGTCAATATTCATTTTCTAAGGCCCTCGATGGTGTTCCTCGTttgcttcatttgaagctttag